The sequence below is a genomic window from Silene latifolia isolate original U9 population chromosome 7, ASM4854445v1, whole genome shotgun sequence.
taatggggtatttatagtagggattaggtacacaaattagggtttactaagggcttaaatgacgattaagtccttgaggaatcgctcctctcagaaaaatatgcgagtctcctttttgctggtctttccgagatatgcgcatccttcatagaacaaggagAAAATGAAAagttgctgtaacacaatccgagcgtccaaggcacgggacgagcggattgtggccttGTTGGACGAGCGAATTGTCTGGCTGGACGGGTGGATTGTGGcgtttttggacgggcgtccctctggcaaagacgctcggattcctgatcttggacgagcgtcccgagggcaatccgctcggattctgggtcagcttccttcttttcttcttttcttcctccttcttccaacaatcctcggggattttgtcagagatgcaaggatcttttatcatcattgcccaactactataatatgtacaaaggccttctagtcttgtcttctctttgatgcttggtctttgaattcaatcaatttagctctattttgccatgaaaattcaaggtttgcactcctttcctaccaagggaacaaaacctcaaagaatatgcaaaacaaaggactaaagacaataaatgacctaaatatgcactaagaagcatgggaacaaggctaattcggggactaaatatgctcaaataatggtcacatcacctgtgtcgatccatatgatatcctttggttatatggggagcaggttaagtacaagtTGTTTGGTtagcacgtgggagacgggatgagcttgatgagtcacgagaagagtatagttggctagaaagtatagttgtcatgagttgtacttttattcatttgtttacgttcatgtattcactaaatattatatttatttataaaatgttcttttattgaagttttgaaacactacctcgggaaaccgagatggtaacgcttcaattatcttggccggatagttcgGGTGTTACATAACCATTTAAAATGACCGTTTGAAATGAGAGTTTGTGAAAAAAAAATACGAAGAACAATAAGCTCTCAAAGTATTTATCATCTATAAATAATAATATCGTCCATTggattttttaaaaatattttaaatTCTAAATAAATGTACTTTATAGTATTGATTAGAGTAAATTATAaattacacccacgtcaaatacacatttttacatttactcccacgccaaattttttttattaaattacaccTAAGTTAATAGCTCAGTTTACAAATTGCACCCAATATCGGAATCCGGCCAAatttccgtcaattttcaaattttcttggTAAAATATAAATTTTTGGACGATTTTGCCCTCCTTCATTCCTTTATTAAGCTGATTCTTGTTTCCTCCTTCTTCATTGCCTCTTCATCCTTCTTGTCTCTCTTCCCTAATTTTATTTCCCTTCCTTGTGTTCATCATCTCAAGGTAAGTCATTCCacattgttttgttttgattaaTTGTGTTCAATTAAATCAATACAAACCCTAAAACTAAGAAATACAAACCCAGGAAtacaaacccaaacccaaacccaaattGAATCAAAACAATGTATTTTTTGCTATCCCTTTTTGAAGCTTTCCATTCTGAGTAGTCCCAAACATCAAGGCTGGTGTCATGTTGAAGACGCAAAATATCAAACAGGCTGGAAATCTTGGTGACTCCCTTCAAGGCTTGATCCACTCTCTTCTCATAAGCTTGCAGAAGGTTCGACTCTTAATGGTCTATGCTCAATGCGACGACCCTCTAGCTCTCCTTGCAAATTAAATGATAATACAGATCGTTGAGTATCAAGCTCCTTATCTGAGTTCCTTCACTGTTGATAATAAAACGTAAACATCACATACTAGAGCACAGAATTGTTGGAAAGTTAATTCGTAACAATGGAAAAACCAGACAGAAACTATAAAGAACAGGAGACAGAAAATGACTTATCGAAAGGAAATGCAGCGCCGTGGTATGGAGGCCACTGACTTGAAAACTATATCGGCACGACCGTGGTGGTAATCGTCTctcgccggtagttccccaaggttaacactgcgACACCCGTACACAACCACTCgtgtaagagagccttggaacaGACAGAAACGAACCCAGAAAAACTCAGAAGCAGAAGTATGAGATATTTGAGAGAGATAGAAGAGATGTATGTATTTGTGTGTTGAAGTGATGAGAGAACAGCTCTATTTATAGTCGAAAATAGAGCTGTTACAGGCAAAAAAACGGAGGAAATAAAGGAGACAATAATTCTCCTTAATGACAGTCAAACGGGATTAATGGAGAATAAATCTCCTTAATCACAGAGATTTTGTTTGACTAAGATCCGTTACTGGACTCCAAATACACACACAGGCCAAGCCCAAAAAGAAAGATAAAagggggcctttggcccgcaccgcaggtgctctacccaaacccaaacccgagcccgagctcgagccgggccgggccggcgcgcgcgcgcgtgtgtgtgtttggacccaaacccacaggcccaacaatcaccacaaaagcctccttggtccaatCTCTTACCCAACATTGGACCAAAGGCAATATAAACACATGACAAACTCTTCTCCTCACCGATGTGGGAGAGAGTATGAACCAAAAACCAAAGAACTTGGTTTTTCTTGGCATCACACTAACAATCCCCCACTGATGATAAGAAAAAGCTAAAGAGAAGTTTCTGGgcaaggaaggattggatacttaaaCGTTCAATGTCTTTCGACTTGAATTGACGTATTAGTGAAATGAggcaacaacttactttcaacaaGAGAATATCTTCCGATTTGAATTCCTTGTCGGTCTTCGGTCATTGAttcccccacaacacatatcataccttcaaagACTGTTTTGTTCCGCGATTTCAAGTGCAACGCTTTTAAAGCCATGCGTTTACCCTGGTTTAGGTGAGTGCTCTAGTGAGAATTTTATATTCTCACATAGATGGTGGTTGAACCATCATACCCCCAAAGGtagctcaagtgcttctcagtagcacttctcataagagcTATTAAGGACAAAGTCCAACCTCATAAAAACACaatccatcaagtgcgtctcaaagcACCACCAAAATTGGCTATGGATATCAAATGCCATAGGAATGAGCTATAGAGTCCATCAAGTGTATCACACTCAAACTTGAtttaaggacttaagccccattcccctcgacatgTCAAGGACTACTCTCCTTGTTAACCCCTTAGTAAAGGGATCGGCAAGATTacgttcggacttcacatagtccaaagcaattaCTCCATTTTTCAGAAGTTGTTTTACCACACCGTGCCTGATTCGAATATGTCGTCTCTTACCATTATAGACATTATTCTTAGCAACACCGATAGCTGCTTTACTATCACAGAGTAGGGAGACTGGTGCTACCTGTCCCCCCCACATGGGCACGTCTGCTAGTAAGTTCCTCAACCAATCTGCTTCTTgacctgccaactcaagagcaacgaactcagattccatggtagagcTAGCTATACAAGTCTGTTTTgcagacttccacgatatagctcCTCCACCCAAGGTGAACACATAACCGCTAGTGGAATGAATTTCATCATTACCTgcaacccaatttgcatcacaatatccttctaatacagcaggaaatttactataatgcaaacacAAATCAACTGTTCCTTTCAGGTATTTAAGCAGACGACGAAGTGCATTCCAATGCTCGGCACTGGGGTTATGTGTATatcgactcagtctactaacagCATAAGCAAtgtctggtcgagtacagttcatgagAAACATCACACTTCCTATAATTCTAGCATATTCTTCTTGTGAGACACTATCACCCAAGTTCTTACACAAGGATATACTAGCATCATAAGGAGTTCTAGCAGGTGTAACATCAAAACTGTTAAACTtcttcaacactttttcaacataatgtgATTGACTAAGGGATATACCACTTGGGGTTTTCACAACTCTAACTCcaaggataacatcagcttctcctaagtctttcatctcaaaacgtgatgacaaaaattgtttggttttatttACAACAGATAAATTGTTACCAagaattaacatgtcatcaacatataagcatATAATCACACAATCTGATTCAAACATTTTAGAATAGACACACGAATCAGAGTTGTTAGTTATATAGCCATCGTCAGTCAAAGTGTTgtgaaatttctcataccactgtttaggtgcttgtttcagaccATAAAGTGATTTTCTCAGTTTACACACCTTACTCTCTTGACCCTTTACCACAAACCCCTCAGGTTgcaacatatagatctcttcatttaggtcaccattcaaaaaagcagtctttacatccatttgatgtaCTACAAGATCATGAATAGCAGCCAAAGCAACAAGAGTTCTAATGGTGGAAATTTTAGTCACAGgtgagtaagtatcaaaatagtcaatatctttcttttgtgtaaaccCTCTCACCACAAGTCTGGCTTTGAACCTTTCTATTGTTccatcaggtctcattttctttttaaagatccatttgctactaatgggtttactacctttaggcaaatcggttaactcccaagtctgattagaaaCAATAGAATCTAGTTCATTTTTAATAGCTTCTTTCCAAAAAACAACATCTATAGATCTCATAGCCTCATCATATGTTTTtggatcatcttctattaaaaaagcaGAAACAAGCTCATCAAAAGCACAAATATCACCTGCGTTTTCAGATAAGTGAAGTCTGATAGCATCAGTTCTGATGAAATCACTCCCGTAGCTCTTTTCAACTCTGGGCCTTTTGCTCCTTCTTGGTTCAACTGCATGATCCACAGAAGTACTAGTACTCGCATGCGTAGAACTGTCAATAGGGTTAACAGGCACAGTAGAAACAACAGGGGCATCGGGTAGTGATACTGTTTCCTTCTTCAAAGGAAATACCTGCTCAAAAAACtcggcatctctagcctcagatatagacCTGTCACTTAAAGACATGAACCTATAAGCAGAACTGTTTTGAGCATAACCAATGAAAACGCAGTCATAAGTCTTAGGTCCAATGGTTGGCCTCCTAAAGCTAGGTAAGcctactttagccaaacacccccacactttAAGGTAACTTAAGTTAGGAGCAtaacctttccacatctcatagggtgtcttgtctagtttcttatgaggtaccctgttaagaatatgacaagctGAAAGCAccgcttccccccacatatcatcagaaaggccagaacttaaaagcatagcattcatcatttctttcaaagttctatttttacgttcagctactCCATTCGATTGAGGTAAGTATGGTGGGCTCTTTTCATGTATTAAACCATGTTTCTCACAAAAATCTACTAAATAACCAGAGCCATACTCTCCTCCTCGATCGGACCTGACTCTTTTAATCTTCCTATCAAGCTGATTTTCTACCTCAGTTTTAAACTTTATAAACATGTCCTCAGCTTCACTTTTATTTCTAAGCAAATATACTTTGGTATATCTAGAAAAATCATCAATAAAAGTAACATAATAATGTTTACCACCTCTGCTCATGGTGTTTTTGAAGTcggctaggtcggtgtgaattaactcaagaagactcgtttgTCTAGTTGTAACAGGTCTACTAGGTTTCTTAGCAAATTTGGCCTCGACACAACTAGGACACTTCTCATGAGTTTCTGAAGATAACGAAGGAATAAGCGACATAGATTTGAGCTTTTTAATCGaatcaacattcacatgacctaatctaccatgccaaacatcaatagactcagcaaTATAAGCAGAAGTAGAAGCATTATTATTAATGATAGGAGAATCAACATTCAAAATAAATAAACCCCCAcagagataacccttgcccacaaaatccccattgcgcgacattacaaccttgtcagcctcaaaaacaagtttcacacCAGCTTTGTTTAGCAAGGCACggacacgaggtttcgacgcaaaGTAGGAACGTACAAAACATTATTTAAAGCAAGAGTTTTCCCTGAGgttagtttgagaaagatcttgcctttgcggTGATAACAATGAGAAGAAGAGTTACCCATGTAGACACATTCACCATCAGCAACATCTTCAAATTCAGCAAAGAGATCCTTGTTAGCACATAGATGCCTTGAAGCCCCTGTATCCAGAATCCAATCACTAGCATTTGCAACCAGATTAGCCTCAACCACTACAGCAGCAATAATGTCATCCTTTTCAGCAACGTTAGCTTCAGCAGCAACTTTCTTTTGAGGACATTGATAAGCTTTGTGACCCGATTTCCCACAAACATAGCAAACCAGATTTGGTTTCTGGATCTTTGAGGCGAGGTTTGGTGAATTTCCCTTGACCGACTTTCTTGACATTCGACCCTTGGATTGACCCGACCGGACTTtagcctttcccttacccttgaacCTATCTTCTTTTGAAGACCCCGTTTCAACAAGATTGGCTTTGTGAGTAGTAAGAGACAATTGGGTGACTTATCTTTCAGACGATTAGCTTCTTCCTGTCCTCATGTGGCCTACTAGCTCTTGAAGGGACAAATCTTTCTTCTTATGTTTCAAATGGTTCCTATACTCATTCCGGAAGGGGGAATTTTTCTAGCAAAACATTAGCCAAGAAAATTTCATCTAGTTTCATTCCCTCATTAGTGACATCGGCACACAAGTTCTCATAAACATGAACTTGCTCCATAATTGGTTTGTCATCTACCATTTGAAACCCAAGCCACTGCCCGACAACATATTTTTTCTTACCCGCATCGTCAGCCCCATATTTTTTCTCTAACAATTCCCATATAGTCTTAGCAGATTTATGGACCGAAAATAAATCAAAGAGGGTATTCGACATATGAGTAAGGAGATGGAACTTAGCAGTTTTGTTATCCTTATCATGTTTCTTAATAGTCTCCTCATTCGACTTAATGACATTAGACGAAGGTGGGGTATTTTCTACACCTAGCAAATGTAACAAAGCGGGAGGGTGAGAAAATAAAACATAGTCGATTTCTAATTGTTCAAAATACATAAGCGATTTACGAGACCATCTTTTGTAGTTCATACCGTCTAAGGGTTCCAATTTCGACAACTCGAGGACAGAATTTTGTTTGAGACGGCAGCCATTGTTACGACAAAttatatagttttcaaattgttggaaAGTTAATTCGTAACAATGGAAAAACCGAACAGAGAAACTATAAAGAACAGGGAGGCAGAAAATGACTTATCGAAAGGAAATGCGTGGCACGCCGTGGTATGGAGGCCACGACTTGAAAACTATATCGGCACGACCGTGGTGGTAATCGTCTctcgccggtagttccccaaggttaacactgcgACACCCGTACACAACCACTCgtgtaagagagccttggaacaGACAGAAACGAACCCAGAAAAACTCAGAAGCAGAAGTATGAGATATTTGAGAGAGATAGAAGAGATGTATGTATTTGTGTGTTGAAGTGATGAGAGAACAGCTCTATTTATAGTCGAAAATAGAGCTGTTACAGGCAAAAAAACGGAGGAAATAAAGGAGACAATAATTCTCCTTAATGACAGTCAAACGGGATTAATGGAGAATAAATCTCCTTAATCACAGAGATTTTGTTTGACTAAGATCCGTTACTGGACTCCAAATACACACACAGGCCAAGCCCAAAAAGAAAGATAAAagggggcctttggcccgcaccgcaggtgctctacccaaacccaaacccgagcccgagctcgagccgggccgggccggcgcgcgcgcgcgtgtgtgtgtttggacccaaacccacaggcccaacaatcaccacaaaagcctccttggtccaatCTCTTACCCAACATTGGACCAAAGGCAATATAAACACATGACAAACTCTTCTCCTCACCGATGTGGGAGAGAGTATGAACCAAAAACCAAAGAACTTGGTTTTTCTTGGCATCACACTAACAAGAATTGCAAAATCCCTAAACCCTATAAACCCAGAAATACAAACCCAAACCCAGAATTATAAACTAAGAAATACAAACCCAGAAATTTATGCGAAAATTTGGGGGAATTTGAAAGGGGGAGATTTTGGGGGAAAATTGGGATGAAATTAGGGCAAAACTGAAATAGGGGATGTAAAATGAAGAGTTAGAGGTTGATTCACAGTTAGAGACACGCGGGGGCAATTTAGTCATTTCATTTAGTTTTTCACCTGAAAATGGCTTGGGGTGCAATTTCTAACctgagctattaacttgggtgtaatttaataaaaaaatttgacgtgggagtaaatgtaaaaatgtgcatttgacgtgggtgtaattgataatttactctattGATTAATATCCCTCTTAAGATATGTAACTCCTTTTTATACACATATTAACAATAAATATTAGTGATGCAATGGTAAAGatagtactccctccatatcTTATTGATGTTCCAATTTGATTTTGGCTCGACAACCAATGAACACTTCATTAATCTCAAATGGGCTggttttagcaaaaaaaaataaaataaaaaattgaagGACTAATGAGGTGGGGTTAGTAGATAACCTTTTGTTAGAAAAAGTGGAGCACTATTTTACCGTGAATAATATTTGAAGAGTTAGGAACAATAAATAcctaagaggggggggggggtgtgaattaggtgtacctttttaaaATTTATTCTTAACTTGGTTAGTTGATAACTTAAGTGAAGAACCTTGAAGTACAAAACTTGATAAACTTAatagaatgtaagttcacaagaaagTACAATAGTTCTATGTCATAGTATTGATGACTGTGACTCAGAACTAAAAACAAGTATAAACGAGAAAGAGCAAAGTaagagaacgtaaaagtaaatgaacaaacaaacgatgttttaaaaattggtccagcctctactccgaggcctacgtccaaccgttattttattgattgtttagaaatttactcaaacaactaaacccTTACAATGAAATTAACTCGCCAATCTACCCcgattgcactcaaacttaaagctactccgcttcaagagtttatacGTTCTATCTCACAGGTTTACAGAGTATTTGAATCTCAAGGAttcacttaatgaacatggagatcacgatTAAGACTTAAACatgagaatcatggaacaaactcattatgtcacaatgtagtgaactgatacttggaggtttacaACTTTTTGAAAACAAATGAAGATTTTAAAACTGAAAAGGTTTTGT
It includes:
- the LOC141590003 gene encoding uncharacterized protein LOC141590003, with translation MSRKSVKGNSPNLASKIQKPNLVCYVCGKSGHKAYQCPQKKVAAEANVAEKDDIIAAVVVEANLVANASDWILDTGASRHLCANKDLFAEFEDVADGECVYMGNSSSHCYHRKGKIFLKLTSGKTLALNNVLLGHVNVDSIKKLKSMSLIPSLSSETHEKCPSCVEAKFAKKPSRPVTTRQTSLLELIHTDLADFKNTMSRGGKHYYVTFIDDFSRYTKVYLLRNKSEAEDMFIKFKTEVENQLDRKIKRVSSAYRFMSLSDRSISEARDAEFFEQVFPLKKETVSLPDAPVVSTVPVNPIDSSTHASTSTSVDHAVEPRRSKRPRVEKSYGSDFIRTDAIRLHLSENAGDICAFDELVSAFLIEDDPKTYDEAMRSIDVVFWKEAIKNELDSIKFNSFDVTPARTPYDASISLCKNLGDSVSQEEYARIIGSVMFLMNCTRPDIAYAVSRLSRYTHNPSAEHWNALRRLLKYLKGTVDLCNDEIHSTSGYVFTLGGGAISWKSAKQTCIASSTMESEFVALELAGQEADWLRNLLADVPMWGGQVAPVSLLCDSKAAIGVAKNNVYNGKRRHIRIRHGVVKQLLKNGVIALDYVKSERNLADPFTKGLTRRVVLDMSRGMGLKSLNQV